The sequence below is a genomic window from Mycobacterium heidelbergense.
CGAGATGATGGTGGACCACGGCAGGAAGGCTGGTTTCGTTGTCCCCGAACCGCTTTCGCTGCGACCGCACTACATCAAGACGCTGCGCATCTGGGGCGACACCCTGGAGTCCAACAGGGACAAGGCCATCGAGGTCACCTCCGAAGAGGTCTACGACCGGTACATGAAGTACTTGCGCGGCTGCGAGCACTACTTCTCCGACGAGATGCTCGACTGCAGCCTGGTGACCTACCTGAAGCCGGCCGCCGCCTGATTTCGTGGCGGGTGTCGGATTGGGGCTGCGGCGTTCGTCGGATAGGTAGAGAGTGGAGCACAGGGCTTCGCTCCCTGTCCGGAGGTGACGAATATGCAGTACTTGGCGCTGTTGATCAGCGAAGAGCGGGAGCTCACTCCCGACGAGCGGTCCGCGGGGATGGCCGCCTATCAGAACTTCCACGCCAAGGCGGCCCCAGCGATCCGGGGCGGTGATGCGCTGTTGCCGACGGCGGCCGGTGTGCGCATCGCCGGGGGGCCCGACGCGCCGGTGGTGACCGACGGCCCGTTCGCCGAGGCCGCCGAGGTGGCTTGCGGATACTACGTGTTCGAAGCGGACAACCTCGATGATGCGCTGGCGCTGGCCCGCGACATCCCCGCCGCCCAGCACGGCGGCATCGAGGTCTGGCCGATCGTCCACGCGTTCGATCCCGAGTGGTCGGGCCGCGGCGCCCACTGGCTGGCGCTGCTGCAGGAGCCGCCGGCGTCCGCCTTTGTCCCCGGCACGCCGGAGTGGGAGGCGGAAGCGGCGCGGCACGGTGAATTCGCCGCGGCCGCAGGCGATCACATCGTCGGCGGCGCCGCGTTGCGCGAGTCGGCGACGGCGACCACGGTGCGCGTCCGCGACGGCCAGGCGCTGTTGACCGACGGGCCCTACGTGGAGGGAGCCGAGATCGCCACCGGCTTCTATTTGCTCGACGCCACCGATCGTGACGAGGCGGTCAAGCTGGCCGCGATGATCCCCGCCTCGTCCGTGCAGCTGCGCCGGCTGGCGGGGGTCTCCGGCCTGTAGCGCATGGCCGACCTGGACGGCGTCTTTCGGCGGGAATGGGGCCCGGCCGTGGCCGCGCTGGCGCGCTGGTCGGGCGACCTCACCGTCGCCGAGGACGCCGTCCAGGAAGCCTGCGCCGAGGCGCTTCGCACCTGGCCCGGCGACGGTGTGCCCGACCATCCCGGCGGCTGGCTGGTGACCGTCGCCCGCAACCGCGCGCGGGATCGGCTGCGCCGCGAATCTGTCCGTCCCGGAAAGGAATCAGCGGCCGTCATGGACGACATCCGGGCGCGCACCGAGGCCACCGACCCGCATCCGGTCCTCGACGACGAGCTGCGGATGATGTTCACCTGCGCGCACCCGGCGCTCGACCGGCAGTCACAGCTGGCGCTCACGCTGCGGCTGGTGTCCGGGCTGACGGTCGGCGAGATCGCCCGCGCGCTGCTGCAGACCGAGGCGGCCATCGGCCAGCGGATCACGCGCGCCAAGAACAAGATTCGGCACGCCAACATCCCGCTGCGGGTGCCGCCCGCCGAGCTGTTGCCCGAGCGCACACCCCACGTGCTCGGCTGCATATACTCGGTGTTCACCGAGGGGTATTGGTCGACGGCCGGCCCGTCGGCGATTCGCGACGAACTGTGCGACGAAGGCGTCCGGCTCGCCGGGGAGCTGTGCGCGCTGATGCCGGGCGAACCGGAGGCACACGCCCTGGCGGCCCTTGTGCTGCTGCACGATTCGCGGCGAGCGACCCGGGTGGACGACGACGGGGCGCTGGTGCCGCTGGAGGAACAGGACCGCCGCCGGTGGGACCGCGGCCGCATCTTTCGTGGGCTGGAGCGGCTGCGGCGGGCGCGGGGATCGGCGGGCCCCTACCTGCCGCAGGCGGTGATCGCCGCGGTGCACGCGACCGCGCCGTCCTGGGAACAGACCGACTGGCCGACCATCTGCGCGGCCTACGACCTGCTGGTGCGGATGACGGACTCGCCGGTGGTGCGCGCCAACCGCGCGCTGGCGGTCGGTTTCCGCGACGGCCCCGACGCCGGCCTGGCCGCCCTGGACACGGTGGCGAACGATCCGCGGCTGGGCCGCTCGAATCTCGTCGCGACGGTGCGCGCCGATCTGCTGCGGCGCGCGGGGCGGCCCGCCGAAGCGGTCACGTGGTATCGAACGGCGTTGGAGTCCAACGGTTCCGAGCCGGGCCGCGACTTTCTGCGGCGGCGCATCGCCGAGTGCGGCGGCTAGCCGCCCTGCCCGCGAGCAGACACAGAATCGCACGCCAGGTGCCCTGGCGGTGCGAGTCTGTGTCTGCTCGCGCGGGGGAAAATCAGGCCTCGGCGAAGTTGCGGGTGACCGACGGGTCGACCGGAATGCCCGGGCCCGTCGTCGTCGACACCGTGATCTTCTTCAGGTACCGGCCCTTCGACGACGACGGCTTGAGCCGCAGCACCTCGTCGAGGGCGGCGCCATAGTTCTCCGCCAGGTTCTTCTCGTCGAACGACGCCTTGCCGATGACGAAGTGCAGGTTGGCCTGCTTGTCGACGCGGAAGTTGATCTTGCCGCCCTTGATGTCCGACACGGCCTTGGCGACGTCGGGGGTCACGGTGCCGGTCTTGGGGTTCGGCATCAGGCCGCGCGGGCCCAGGATGCGGGCGATGCGGCCGACCTTGGCCATCTGGTCGGGCGTGGCGATCGCCGCGTCGAAGTCCAAGAACCCGCCCTGGATCTTCTCGATCAGGTCGTCGCTGCCGACAACATCAGCCCCCGCGGCGACGGCGGCATCCGCCTTGTCGCCCACGGCGAACACCGCGACCCGGGCGGTCTTGCCGGTGCCGTGCGGCAGGTTGACCGTGCCGCGGACCATCTGGTCGGCTTTGCGCGGGTCCACGCCGAGCCGGATCGCCACCTCGACGGTGGCGTCCTGCTTGGTCGACGACGTCTCCTTGGCGAGCTTGGCCGCCTCCAGCGGGCTGTACAGGTTGTTGCGGTCCACCTTCTCGGCGGCGGCGCGAAATGCCTTGCTGTTCTTGCTCATTGATTCATCCAATCCGGTGTTGGGTCGTGGTTAGCGGGCCGAAGCTGGCCCTCCCACGGTTGGAGTTGCTACTCGACGGTGATGCCCATCGACCGGGCGGTGCCGGCGATGATCTTGGCGGCGGCGTCGATGTCGTTGGCGTTGAGGTCGGCCTTCTTGGTCTCGGCGATCTCGCGCACCTGGTCCCAGCTGACCTTGGCGACCTTGGTCTTGTGCGGCTCCGCGGAGCCCTTGCCCACGCCGGCGGCCTTGAGCAGCAGCTTGGCGGCGGGTGGGGTCTTGAGCGCGAAGGTGAAGCTGCGGTCCTCGTAGACCGTGATCTCCACCGGGATGACGTTGCCGCGCTGGTTTTCCGTGGCGGCGTTGTACGCCTTGCAGAACTCCATGATGTTGACGCCGTGCTGGCCGAGCGCGGGTCCGACCGGCGGAGCAGGGTTGGCCT
It includes:
- a CDS encoding YciI family protein, whose product is MQYLALLISEERELTPDERSAGMAAYQNFHAKAAPAIRGGDALLPTAAGVRIAGGPDAPVVTDGPFAEAAEVACGYYVFEADNLDDALALARDIPAAQHGGIEVWPIVHAFDPEWSGRGAHWLALLQEPPASAFVPGTPEWEAEAARHGEFAAAAGDHIVGGAALRESATATTVRVRDGQALLTDGPYVEGAEIATGFYLLDATDRDEAVKLAAMIPASSVQLRRLAGVSGL
- the rplK gene encoding 50S ribosomal protein L11 — protein: MAPKKKVVGLIKLQIVAGQANPAPPVGPALGQHGVNIMEFCKAYNAATENQRGNVIPVEITVYEDRSFTFALKTPPAAKLLLKAAGVGKGSAEPHKTKVAKVSWDQVREIAETKKADLNANDIDAAAKIIAGTARSMGITVE
- the rplA gene encoding 50S ribosomal protein L1, coding for MSKNSKAFRAAAEKVDRNNLYSPLEAAKLAKETSSTKQDATVEVAIRLGVDPRKADQMVRGTVNLPHGTGKTARVAVFAVGDKADAAVAAGADVVGSDDLIEKIQGGFLDFDAAIATPDQMAKVGRIARILGPRGLMPNPKTGTVTPDVAKAVSDIKGGKINFRVDKQANLHFVIGKASFDEKNLAENYGAALDEVLRLKPSSSKGRYLKKITVSTTTGPGIPVDPSVTRNFAEA
- a CDS encoding RNA polymerase sigma factor, whose product is MADLDGVFRREWGPAVAALARWSGDLTVAEDAVQEACAEALRTWPGDGVPDHPGGWLVTVARNRARDRLRRESVRPGKESAAVMDDIRARTEATDPHPVLDDELRMMFTCAHPALDRQSQLALTLRLVSGLTVGEIARALLQTEAAIGQRITRAKNKIRHANIPLRVPPAELLPERTPHVLGCIYSVFTEGYWSTAGPSAIRDELCDEGVRLAGELCALMPGEPEAHALAALVLLHDSRRATRVDDDGALVPLEEQDRRRWDRGRIFRGLERLRRARGSAGPYLPQAVIAAVHATAPSWEQTDWPTICAAYDLLVRMTDSPVVRANRALAVGFRDGPDAGLAALDTVANDPRLGRSNLVATVRADLLRRAGRPAEAVTWYRTALESNGSEPGRDFLRRRIAECGG